A single genomic interval of Nocardioides palaemonis harbors:
- the cimA gene encoding citramalate synthase, which produces MDLHGAFHVYDTTLRDGAQQEGLNLSVADKLAIARQLDGLGVGYIEGGWPGANPKDTEFFRRAAEELDLRHARLAAFGATRRAGVRAADDPLVAALRDSGAGVVTLVAKSHDRHVELALRTTLEENLAMVRDTVTHLREEGQTVFLDAEHFFDGYRANRAYALEVLRTAAEAGAEVVALCDTNGGMLPDWVSDVVLDVIETTGTRVGIHAHNDSGCAVANSLAAVAAGASHVQGCINGYGERTGNADLVTVVANLETKLDRSVLPEGLLREATRIAHAVAEVTNVPPASRQPYVGTSAFAHKAGLHASAIKVDPDLYQHLDPLVVGNDMRLLVSDMAGRASIELKGRELGYDLSDDRELVTRVTDRVKAMEQRGYTFEAADASFELLLAEEVEGARPSYFDVESWRVITETRTDGEAISEATVKLRAPGAELARRQEEASRLRGLGSDAPADERPVSKPVAEGVRYVVTGEGNGPVNALDAALREAIGQAFPEVAKFELIDYKVRILDPSLPGGHGTDAITRVLIETSDGESSWVTVGVGANVIEASWGALVDGLTFGLRRHHR; this is translated from the coding sequence ATGGACCTCCACGGCGCGTTCCACGTCTACGACACGACCCTGCGCGACGGCGCCCAGCAGGAGGGCCTCAACCTGTCCGTCGCCGACAAGCTGGCCATCGCGCGCCAGCTCGACGGCCTCGGCGTCGGCTACATCGAGGGCGGCTGGCCGGGCGCGAACCCCAAGGACACCGAGTTCTTCCGGCGCGCCGCCGAGGAGCTCGACCTGCGCCACGCGCGGCTCGCGGCGTTCGGCGCCACCCGTCGCGCGGGCGTACGCGCCGCCGACGACCCGCTCGTCGCCGCGCTGCGCGACTCCGGCGCCGGAGTCGTCACCCTCGTCGCCAAGTCGCACGACCGGCACGTCGAGCTCGCGCTGCGCACCACGCTGGAGGAGAACCTCGCGATGGTGCGCGACACCGTCACGCACCTGCGCGAGGAGGGGCAGACGGTGTTCCTCGACGCCGAGCACTTCTTCGACGGCTACCGCGCCAACCGGGCGTACGCGCTCGAGGTGCTGCGGACCGCAGCCGAGGCCGGTGCCGAGGTGGTGGCGCTGTGCGACACCAACGGCGGGATGCTGCCCGACTGGGTCTCCGACGTGGTGCTCGACGTCATCGAGACCACCGGGACCCGCGTCGGGATCCACGCCCACAACGACTCCGGCTGCGCGGTCGCGAACTCGCTGGCCGCGGTCGCCGCCGGCGCGAGCCACGTCCAGGGCTGCATCAACGGCTACGGCGAGCGCACCGGCAACGCCGACCTGGTGACCGTCGTCGCCAACCTCGAGACCAAGCTCGACCGCTCGGTCCTGCCCGAGGGCCTGCTGCGCGAGGCGACCCGCATCGCGCACGCCGTCGCGGAGGTCACCAACGTGCCGCCCGCCTCGCGCCAGCCCTACGTCGGCACGTCGGCCTTCGCCCACAAGGCGGGGCTGCACGCCAGCGCGATCAAGGTCGACCCCGACCTCTACCAGCACCTCGACCCGCTGGTCGTCGGCAACGACATGCGCCTGCTCGTCTCCGACATGGCCGGTCGGGCGTCGATCGAGCTCAAGGGCCGCGAGCTCGGCTACGACCTGTCCGACGACAGGGAGCTCGTCACCCGCGTCACCGACCGGGTCAAGGCGATGGAGCAGCGCGGCTACACCTTCGAGGCCGCCGACGCGTCCTTCGAGCTGCTCCTCGCCGAGGAGGTCGAGGGCGCGCGCCCCTCCTACTTCGACGTCGAGTCGTGGCGGGTGATCACCGAGACTCGCACCGATGGCGAGGCGATCTCCGAGGCGACGGTGAAGTTGCGAGCTCCTGGCGCGGAGCTAGCGAGGCGACAGGAAGAGGCGAGCAGGTTGAGGGGGCTCGGCTCGGACGCGCCAGCGGACGAGCGACCCGTCTCGAAACCGGTGGCGGAGGGCGTGCGCTACGTCGTCACCGGGGAGGGCAACGGCCCGGTCAACGCGCTCGACGCCGCGCTGCGCGAGGCGATCGGGCAGGCGTTCCCGGAGGTCGCGAAGTTCGAGCTGATCGACTACAAGGTCCGCATCCTCGACCCCTCGCTGCCCGGCGGTCACGGCACCGACGCCATCACCCGCGTGCTGATCGAGACCAGCGACGGCGAGTCGTCGTGGGTCACCGTCGGGGTCGGCGCCAACGTGATCGAGGCGTCCTGGGGCGCGCTGGTCGACGGGCTCACCTTCGGATTGCGCCGCCACCACCGCTGA
- a CDS encoding DUF6264 family protein yields MSDSSYAPATRSVGPADRVVTVLLMLGLAVLVFIGSVFGLLTAMASDGCTTDTCNDTLIGVGVFTSAGAPVVAFLVALVWMIVRWARGRRTWWVPLAGLVLGIAGWFAGAMITFSAVG; encoded by the coding sequence GTGAGCGACTCCTCGTACGCCCCGGCAACCCGGTCCGTGGGCCCGGCCGACCGGGTGGTGACGGTCCTGCTGATGCTCGGCCTCGCCGTGCTCGTCTTCATCGGCTCGGTCTTCGGGCTGCTGACCGCGATGGCATCCGACGGCTGCACGACCGACACCTGCAACGACACGCTCATCGGCGTGGGCGTGTTCACGTCCGCCGGGGCGCCGGTCGTGGCGTTCCTCGTCGCGCTGGTCTGGATGATCGTGCGGTGGGCGCGCGGGCGGCGGACGTGGTGGGTGCCGCTGGCGGGTTTGGTGCTCGGGATCGCCGGCTGGTTCGCCGGCGCGATGATCACCTTCAGCGCCGTCGGCTGA
- a CDS encoding TetR/AcrR family transcriptional regulator, with amino-acid sequence MTRLLPLADEPAPERADAARNREAILAAALRLVETRGVGCVTMDTVAAEAGVGKGTVFRRFETREGLMAAVLNESETAWQASVISGPPPLGPGAPPLERLLAFGHSRLRTNLTHADLIAAAGRPGARSTAAVSFVNMHVRHLLGELGVRGDLLMLATALLAPLEMVVLDQQVTHEHLPLERIEAGWDDLVRRVVEG; translated from the coding sequence GTGACCCGACTGCTCCCGCTGGCCGACGAGCCGGCCCCGGAGCGCGCCGACGCGGCCCGCAACCGCGAGGCCATCCTCGCAGCCGCGCTCCGGCTGGTGGAGACCCGGGGAGTCGGCTGCGTGACGATGGACACGGTCGCCGCCGAGGCCGGTGTCGGCAAGGGCACGGTCTTCCGCCGCTTCGAGACCCGCGAGGGACTGATGGCCGCGGTGCTCAACGAGTCAGAGACGGCCTGGCAGGCCAGCGTGATCTCCGGTCCGCCGCCGCTGGGCCCCGGCGCTCCGCCGCTCGAGCGGCTGCTGGCCTTCGGCCACTCGCGGCTGCGGACCAATCTGACCCACGCCGACCTGATCGCGGCGGCCGGGCGCCCCGGCGCGCGCTCGACGGCCGCGGTGTCGTTCGTCAACATGCACGTGCGCCACCTGCTCGGCGAGCTCGGCGTGCGCGGCGACCTGCTGATGCTCGCCACGGCGCTGCTCGCGCCGCTGGAGATGGTCGTGCTCGACCAGCAGGTCACCCACGAGCACCTGCCGCTGGAGCGGATCGAGGCGGGCTGGGACGACCTGGTGCGGCGCGTCGTCGAGGGGTGA
- a CDS encoding NADPH-dependent FMN reductase gives MTTDKQTRVAVLLGSTRAGSLNRRIAEHLRDNAPAGVTVDVVEGLDAVPFYNEEIDGDTVPASASSLRQAVASADRVLAITPEYNGTMPAILNNAIDWLSRPYGQGAIVGKPFAAIGATPTPYGGKWSHEHARHSASIAGAVVVDGIVVDVAAVEGDPLTDEAKVEELLGALDALVAHEAEVAA, from the coding sequence ATGACTACTGACAAGCAGACCCGTGTCGCCGTCCTCCTCGGCTCCACCCGCGCCGGTTCGCTCAACCGCCGCATCGCCGAGCACCTGCGCGACAACGCCCCCGCGGGTGTCACCGTCGACGTCGTCGAGGGCCTCGACGCCGTTCCGTTCTACAACGAGGAGATCGACGGCGACACCGTGCCCGCCAGCGCCTCTTCGCTGCGCCAGGCCGTCGCGTCGGCCGACCGCGTCCTCGCCATCACCCCGGAGTACAACGGCACCATGCCGGCGATCCTCAACAACGCCATCGACTGGCTCTCGCGGCCCTACGGCCAGGGTGCGATCGTGGGCAAGCCGTTCGCCGCGATCGGCGCGACGCCCACGCCCTACGGCGGCAAGTGGTCGCACGAGCACGCCCGCCACTCGGCGTCCATCGCCGGTGCCGTGGTCGTCGACGGCATCGTCGTCGACGTCGCCGCGGTCGAGGGTGACCCGCTGACCGACGAGGCGAAGGTCGAGGAGCTGCTCGGCGCGCTCGACGCGCTCGTGGCGCACGAGGCCGAGGTCGCCGCCTGA
- a CDS encoding amidase — protein MVLHDLTALEQGDAVRRGEVSPLELVEHYATRATDPTRDDVGAFVTTTHEQARDHARRLTEAGRPDGAGPLWGVPTGIKDLHPTAGVRTTFGSAAYDDFVPDESDELVRTVEAAGMPSLGKTSTPEFGSPCYTEPDVAPPSVTPWDTTRTAGGSSGGAGAAVAAGLLPLAPGSDGGGSIRIPASCCGLVGLKPTRGRVSGAPMYGDPTGLATPGTLARTVRDAAALLDVLEGRRVGDPFWAPAPTTSFFDACDREPGRLRVARFVTPVIADVDVHPSSVAAWEDASRLLASLGHEIEDVPVPIPRDAVADFETCWAVLTALSPAPPGREDRLRPLTRWLGDLGRQVSGPEFGLAIGRMRRHAAAALTALAAYDVVLTPTLARPPALVGELRDDADPARDFANQKAFTPWTSAWNVTGMPAVSLPLHWTDDGLPVGVMLAARPAEEELLLSVAAQVEQAAPWVDRHPPGW, from the coding sequence ATGGTGCTGCACGACCTGACCGCGCTCGAGCAGGGCGACGCCGTACGCCGCGGCGAGGTGTCGCCGCTCGAGCTGGTCGAGCACTACGCGACGCGCGCCACTGATCCGACTCGTGACGACGTGGGCGCGTTCGTCACCACCACCCACGAGCAGGCGCGCGACCACGCACGCCGACTCACCGAGGCGGGCCGGCCCGACGGGGCCGGCCCGCTCTGGGGCGTCCCGACCGGCATCAAGGACCTCCACCCCACGGCCGGCGTCCGCACCACGTTCGGCTCGGCGGCCTACGACGACTTCGTCCCCGACGAGTCCGACGAGCTGGTCCGCACCGTCGAGGCCGCCGGGATGCCGAGCCTGGGCAAGACCAGCACGCCCGAGTTCGGATCGCCCTGCTACACCGAGCCCGACGTCGCGCCGCCGTCGGTGACGCCGTGGGACACCACGCGGACGGCGGGCGGGTCGTCCGGGGGAGCGGGCGCCGCGGTCGCCGCGGGCCTGCTGCCGCTCGCGCCGGGGTCCGACGGCGGCGGCTCGATCCGGATCCCGGCCTCGTGCTGCGGCCTGGTCGGGTTGAAGCCCACCCGTGGCCGGGTGAGCGGAGCGCCGATGTACGGCGACCCGACCGGTCTCGCCACGCCCGGCACCCTCGCCCGCACCGTCCGCGACGCGGCCGCCCTCCTCGACGTGCTGGAGGGCCGACGCGTCGGCGACCCGTTCTGGGCACCGGCCCCGACCACGTCGTTCTTCGACGCCTGCGACCGCGAGCCGGGCCGGCTGCGCGTGGCCCGGTTCGTCACGCCGGTCATCGCCGACGTCGACGTCCACCCGTCGTCGGTGGCCGCGTGGGAGGACGCCTCGCGGCTGCTCGCGTCGCTCGGCCACGAGATCGAGGACGTCCCCGTGCCGATCCCGCGCGACGCGGTGGCCGACTTCGAGACCTGCTGGGCCGTCCTCACCGCCCTCTCGCCCGCACCTCCGGGCCGCGAGGACCGGTTGCGCCCGCTCACCCGCTGGCTCGGCGACCTCGGCCGCCAGGTCAGCGGACCGGAGTTCGGCCTGGCCATCGGCCGGATGCGCCGCCACGCGGCGGCCGCGCTCACGGCGCTGGCGGCCTACGACGTGGTCCTCACGCCGACCCTCGCCCGGCCGCCCGCGCTGGTCGGCGAGCTGCGCGACGACGCGGACCCCGCGCGCGACTTCGCGAACCAGAAGGCGTTCACCCCGTGGACCAGCGCATGGAACGTCACCGGCATGCCGGCCGTCTCGCTGCCGCTCCACTGGACCGACGACGGGCTGCCCGTCGGTGTCATGCTCGCCGCGCGGCCGGCCGAGGAGGAGCTGCTCCTCTCCGTGGCCGCCCAGGTCGAGCAGGCCGCTCCGTGGGTGGACAGGCACCCGCCCGGCTGGTGA
- a CDS encoding energy-coupling factor transporter transmembrane component T family protein, giving the protein MSDLMAGLHQPGDTVLHRAPVGAKVLGLAALSLAIVVVRDVRAAPVFLAVTLLLAALARVPLRSVWRAARGVLVLAAVASAFQWWWYGGAKAAETFLDLLSLGLAALSLTATTSVNEMVDALARWARPLRVVGVDPDRVALAVALTIGALPGTIAIAHETRDAARARGLERNPRAYLSPFVIRVVARAHESGDALHARGIGD; this is encoded by the coding sequence ATGAGCGACCTGATGGCCGGGCTCCACCAGCCGGGCGACACCGTCCTGCACCGCGCGCCGGTCGGCGCCAAGGTGCTCGGGCTCGCCGCGCTGAGCCTGGCGATCGTGGTGGTCCGCGACGTGCGAGCCGCACCGGTCTTCCTGGCCGTCACGCTGCTCCTCGCCGCGCTCGCACGGGTGCCGCTGCGGTCGGTCTGGCGCGCGGCGCGCGGGGTGCTGGTGCTCGCCGCGGTCGCGAGCGCGTTCCAGTGGTGGTGGTACGGCGGCGCCAAGGCAGCCGAGACGTTCCTCGACCTGCTCAGCCTCGGCCTCGCGGCGCTCTCGCTCACCGCGACGACGTCGGTCAACGAGATGGTCGACGCCCTCGCCCGCTGGGCCCGCCCCCTGCGGGTGGTCGGCGTCGACCCCGACCGGGTCGCCCTCGCGGTCGCGCTCACGATCGGCGCGCTGCCGGGCACGATCGCCATCGCCCACGAGACGCGCGACGCGGCCCGCGCGCGCGGACTGGAGCGCAACCCGCGGGCCTACCTCTCCCCCTTCGTGATCCGGGTCGTCGCCCGCGCGCACGAGTCCGGCGACGCGCTGCACGCACGCGGGATCGGCGACTGA
- a CDS encoding energy-coupling factor ABC transporter ATP-binding protein: MTAIRFEAAGLRVPLPGRGEREVLAPTTLDLTEWRIGVIGANGSGKSTLARMVNGLVRPSSGRVLVDDLDVVRDGAAVRRRVGFCFTDPAAQLVMPTCVEDVELSLRRSVPDAAERRERAMEVLAAHGLADHAHDSVHSLSGGQRQLLAIAGVLATSPAVVVADEPTTLLDRSNTRRIGDTLLGLEQQLVLVTHDLDLAARCDRVLVVDGGRVVADGTPDDAIVHYTDLVDAR, translated from the coding sequence GTGACCGCGATCCGCTTCGAGGCGGCGGGACTCCGCGTCCCGCTGCCCGGCCGCGGCGAGCGCGAGGTGCTCGCCCCGACCACGCTCGACCTCACCGAGTGGCGCATCGGCGTCATCGGCGCGAACGGCTCCGGGAAGTCCACGCTCGCGCGCATGGTCAACGGGCTGGTCCGGCCCTCGTCGGGGCGCGTCCTGGTCGACGACCTCGACGTGGTCCGTGACGGCGCAGCCGTCAGGCGGCGGGTCGGCTTCTGCTTCACCGATCCGGCCGCCCAGCTGGTCATGCCGACCTGCGTGGAGGACGTCGAGCTGTCGCTGCGGCGCTCGGTCCCGGACGCGGCCGAGCGGCGCGAGCGGGCGATGGAGGTCCTCGCCGCGCACGGCCTCGCCGACCACGCGCACGACTCGGTCCACTCGCTCTCCGGCGGCCAGCGCCAGCTGCTGGCCATCGCCGGGGTGCTGGCGACCTCGCCGGCGGTGGTGGTCGCCGACGAGCCGACGACGCTGCTCGACCGGTCCAACACCCGCCGCATCGGCGACACGCTGCTCGGCCTCGAGCAGCAGCTGGTGCTGGTCACCCACGACCTCGACCTCGCCGCGCGCTGTGACCGGGTGCTCGTGGTCGACGGCGGTCGGGTGGTCGCGGACGGGACCCCCGACGACGCGATCGTGCACTACACCGACCTGGTCGACGCCCGATGA
- a CDS encoding biotin transporter BioY encodes MTATTQSETSPGTGASARGGSSSPSRDIALVAAFAALISASAYVGAIPIGSAGVPITLQTLTVMLAGCVLGPVRGFSAVVLYLALGAVGLPVFAEHSSGIGVFTGISGGYLLSFPLAAALGGFLVQYVARERRTRAIVVFFCSLAASVLVIHTLGIAGMKLYADVSWRQAASWDMPFWIGDLVKTSLVAMIAAEVHRAFPQLLHRD; translated from the coding sequence ATGACCGCCACCACCCAGTCCGAGACGTCGCCCGGAACCGGTGCCTCCGCCCGCGGCGGGTCGTCGTCGCCGTCGCGCGACATCGCCCTGGTGGCCGCCTTCGCGGCGCTCATCTCCGCCAGCGCCTACGTCGGGGCGATCCCGATCGGCAGCGCCGGCGTGCCGATCACCCTCCAGACGCTCACCGTGATGCTGGCCGGCTGCGTGCTCGGCCCGGTGCGCGGCTTCTCGGCCGTGGTGCTCTACCTCGCCCTCGGCGCCGTCGGCCTCCCGGTCTTCGCGGAGCACTCGTCGGGCATCGGCGTCTTCACCGGCATCAGCGGCGGCTACCTCCTGTCCTTCCCGCTGGCGGCCGCCCTCGGCGGGTTTCTCGTCCAGTACGTCGCCCGCGAGCGCCGCACCCGCGCGATCGTCGTGTTCTTCTGCTCGCTCGCCGCGAGCGTGCTGGTGATCCACACCCTGGGCATCGCCGGCATGAAGCTCTACGCCGACGTGTCCTGGCGCCAGGCGGCGTCGTGGGACATGCCGTTCTGGATCGGCGACCTGGTCAAGACGTCGCTGGTCGCGATGATCGCCGCCGAGGTGCACCGCGCGTTCCCGCAGCTCCTGCACCGCGACTGA
- a CDS encoding TetR family transcriptional regulator, with protein MAHRRRDVLDHAVALLDNHGLAALTMRRLGSELGVQPSAIYHHFASKQALLAAVADEVLARGARPRTAVAWDDRLREVCTELRLAMLACTDGADVVATVWAFGLGAAGPVTELEKVLTDAGASEELAAVAARTLLHYVFGHAFEEQTARQAVGLGAVERSLESLPDFDLGLDLVVDGLRSRLA; from the coding sequence GTGGCCCACAGGCGCCGGGACGTGCTCGACCACGCGGTGGCGCTGCTCGACAACCACGGACTCGCCGCGCTCACCATGCGTCGCCTCGGCTCCGAGCTCGGGGTCCAGCCGAGCGCGATCTACCACCACTTCGCGAGCAAGCAGGCGCTGCTCGCCGCCGTCGCCGACGAGGTGCTCGCCCGCGGCGCCCGCCCGCGTACGGCGGTCGCGTGGGACGACCGGCTGCGCGAGGTCTGCACCGAGCTGCGCCTCGCCATGCTCGCCTGCACCGACGGCGCCGACGTGGTCGCGACCGTGTGGGCCTTCGGCCTCGGTGCGGCCGGTCCGGTGACCGAGCTCGAGAAGGTGCTCACCGACGCCGGCGCGTCCGAGGAGCTCGCGGCGGTCGCGGCCCGGACGCTCCTGCACTACGTCTTCGGCCACGCCTTCGAGGAGCAGACCGCCCGGCAGGCGGTGGGGCTCGGCGCGGTGGAGCGCTCGCTGGAGTCGCTGCCCGACTTCGACCTCGGGCTCGACCTGGTCGTCGACGGCCTCCGCTCCCGCCTCGCCTGA
- a CDS encoding pentapeptide repeat-containing protein, whose protein sequence is MTEPQNATDQHFRGDDWYGDDLGAARFTDCTFTDVDLSEATTSGAVFERCTFHGGRFNASTHTATAFVGCDFRRTSFFDATLDGCKLVGSTFAECTLRPLTVTGGSWLGVTVRGGSLARLDLTGVDLREADLSMTDLTLTVLADARLDRAVLRDATLDRTDLRGASLDGVDLAAARLKRTRLDVAGAVLLAELHGADVDPSA, encoded by the coding sequence GTGACCGAGCCCCAGAACGCCACCGACCAGCACTTCCGCGGCGACGACTGGTACGGCGACGACCTCGGCGCCGCCCGGTTCACCGACTGCACGTTCACCGACGTCGACCTCTCCGAGGCCACCACCTCCGGCGCCGTCTTCGAGCGGTGCACCTTCCACGGCGGCAGGTTCAACGCCTCCACGCACACCGCGACGGCGTTCGTCGGTTGCGACTTCCGGCGCACGTCGTTCTTCGACGCCACCCTCGACGGCTGCAAGCTGGTCGGCTCGACCTTCGCCGAGTGCACCCTGCGCCCGCTCACCGTCACCGGCGGGTCCTGGCTCGGGGTGACGGTCCGGGGCGGGAGCCTGGCGCGCCTCGACCTCACCGGCGTCGACCTGCGCGAGGCCGACCTGTCGATGACCGACCTCACCCTCACCGTGCTCGCCGACGCCCGGCTCGACCGGGCCGTGCTGCGCGACGCCACCCTCGACCGTACGGACCTCCGCGGCGCCAGCCTCGACGGCGTCGACCTGGCCGCCGCGAGGCTGAAGAGGACCCGGCTCGACGTGGCCGGCGCGGTCCTGCTCGCCGAGCTGCACGGGGCCGACGTCGACCCGTCCGCCTGA
- a CDS encoding sulfotransferase family 2 domain-containing protein, whose protein sequence is MIASHLHRFIFLKTRKTAGTSVEIALSQVCGPDDIITEISPEDEALRAAAGGRGPQNFQSPPLPRKAYNHMGAKATRDLVGADAWRDYFTFAIERNPWDAVVSLYFWKYKDRPELPDFETYVQEIWIEQLSNNRRLYRIRGKMALDRVLRYENLDAELTDVWQQLGLPGEPDLPRAKGNARPAGHYRELYTDVSRQRVADVFADTIEAFGYEF, encoded by the coding sequence GTGATCGCGTCCCACCTCCACCGCTTCATCTTCCTCAAGACCCGCAAGACGGCGGGCACGAGCGTGGAGATCGCGCTGTCGCAGGTGTGCGGCCCCGACGACATCATCACCGAGATCAGTCCCGAGGACGAGGCGCTGCGCGCGGCCGCCGGCGGCCGCGGACCGCAGAACTTCCAGTCGCCGCCGCTGCCGCGCAAGGCCTACAACCACATGGGCGCCAAGGCCACCCGTGACCTCGTCGGCGCCGACGCGTGGCGCGACTACTTCACCTTCGCGATCGAGCGGAACCCGTGGGACGCGGTCGTGTCGCTCTACTTCTGGAAGTACAAGGACCGCCCGGAGCTCCCGGACTTCGAGACCTACGTCCAGGAGATCTGGATCGAGCAGCTCTCCAACAACCGTCGGCTCTACCGGATCCGCGGGAAGATGGCCCTCGACCGGGTCCTGCGCTACGAGAACCTCGACGCGGAGCTGACCGACGTCTGGCAGCAGCTCGGCCTGCCCGGTGAGCCGGACCTGCCGCGCGCGAAGGGCAACGCCCGCCCGGCCGGCCACTACCGCGAGCTCTACACCGACGTCTCGCGCCAGCGGGTCGCCGACGTCTTCGCCGACACCATCGAGGCCTTCGGCTACGAGTTCTAG
- a CDS encoding 3-methyladenine DNA glycosylase yields MEVLSRDTWRARDEAHAARVDALVAPHLARRADQVKHPVHDFLFTYYSQRPAQLRRWHPGAGVALEDAPEHAALKGYGPVSLVEEDAPRPSRDPVAVTTAYVVSQQRLLRQLRGLLAATAARAPQLSCFGLHEWAMVHRSVEHGTRHDWPLRLGPAGTDEVVESHRIGCSHFDAFRFFTPTARPLNTLQPGRDDRPAFEQPGCLHAGMDLYKHAFRLTPMVPSELVADCFELARDIRVLDMRASPYDLADLGFEPVRIETSAGKAAYVEAQRGFAERGAPLRARLLAECDRVLAAVPA; encoded by the coding sequence ATGGAGGTGCTCTCGCGCGACACGTGGCGCGCTCGTGACGAGGCGCACGCCGCGCGGGTCGATGCGCTGGTCGCGCCCCACCTCGCCCGCCGCGCCGACCAGGTGAAGCACCCGGTCCACGACTTCCTCTTCACCTACTACTCCCAGCGCCCCGCCCAGCTGCGGCGCTGGCACCCGGGCGCCGGGGTCGCGCTCGAGGACGCGCCCGAGCACGCCGCCCTCAAGGGCTACGGCCCGGTGTCGCTGGTCGAGGAGGACGCCCCGCGCCCGTCACGAGACCCGGTCGCCGTGACGACGGCGTACGTCGTCTCCCAGCAGCGGCTGCTGCGCCAGCTGCGCGGCCTGCTGGCCGCGACCGCGGCGCGGGCACCACAGCTCAGCTGCTTCGGCCTGCACGAGTGGGCGATGGTCCACCGCTCGGTGGAGCACGGCACCCGCCACGACTGGCCGTTGCGGCTCGGCCCGGCCGGCACCGACGAGGTCGTCGAGTCGCACCGGATCGGGTGCTCGCACTTCGACGCGTTCCGCTTCTTCACCCCGACCGCGCGTCCGCTCAACACCCTCCAGCCCGGCCGCGACGACCGACCCGCGTTCGAGCAGCCGGGCTGCCTGCACGCCGGGATGGACCTCTACAAGCACGCCTTCCGGCTCACCCCGATGGTCCCCAGCGAGCTGGTGGCCGACTGCTTCGAGCTCGCGCGCGACATCCGGGTGCTCGACATGCGCGCCTCGCCGTACGACCTCGCCGACCTCGGGTTCGAGCCGGTGCGGATCGAGACCAGCGCCGGCAAGGCGGCCTACGTCGAGGCACAGAGGGGGTTCGCCGAGCGGGGCGCACCGCTGCGGGCGCGGTTGCTCGCCGAGTGTGACCGGGTGCTCGCGGCGGTGCCGGCCTAG
- a CDS encoding fumarylacetoacetate hydrolase family protein, which produces MRICRFSTGEEPRFGVVTGEVDEHGQPAEDSVVVALAGDPLYVGVKLLEEEHRLADVRLLAPVIPRSKVVGIGRNYAAHAAELGHDLPAEPLMFLKPNTTVVGPGDPVYYPSQTSDLHYEGELAVVIGRICRDVPPEQATDVIFGYTIANDVTARDLQKSDVQFTRAKGFDSFCPLGPWIETDLDPQAFADGREVQTYLNGDLVQDGSTSDMIFDVPTLVAHVSSVMTLLPGDVILTGTPEGVGPMQVGDEVEISVAGIGSLANPVAKRN; this is translated from the coding sequence ATGCGCATCTGCAGGTTCAGCACGGGCGAGGAGCCACGCTTCGGCGTCGTGACCGGCGAGGTCGACGAGCACGGCCAGCCGGCCGAGGACTCGGTGGTGGTGGCGCTCGCGGGCGACCCGCTCTACGTCGGGGTCAAGCTGCTCGAGGAGGAGCACCGGCTCGCCGACGTACGCCTGCTCGCGCCGGTGATCCCGCGCAGCAAGGTGGTCGGTATCGGCCGCAACTACGCCGCCCACGCCGCCGAGCTCGGCCACGACCTGCCCGCCGAGCCGCTGATGTTCCTCAAGCCCAACACGACGGTCGTGGGGCCGGGCGACCCGGTCTACTACCCGTCGCAGACCAGCGACCTGCACTACGAGGGCGAGCTGGCCGTCGTGATCGGCCGGATCTGCCGCGACGTCCCGCCCGAGCAGGCCACCGACGTGATCTTCGGCTACACGATCGCCAACGACGTGACCGCGCGCGACCTGCAGAAGTCGGACGTGCAGTTCACCCGCGCGAAGGGCTTCGACTCCTTCTGCCCGCTCGGCCCCTGGATCGAGACCGACCTCGACCCGCAGGCATTCGCCGACGGGCGCGAGGTGCAGACCTACCTCAACGGCGACCTCGTCCAGGACGGCTCGACGTCCGACATGATCTTCGACGTGCCGACCCTGGTCGCCCACGTCTCCTCTGTGATGACGCTGCTCCCGGGCGACGTCATCCTCACCGGCACCCCCGAGGGTGTCGGTCCGATGCAGGTGGGCGACGAGGTCGAGATCTCGGTCGCCGGCATCGGATCCCTGGCCAACCCCGTCGCGAAGAGGAACTGA